A genomic window from Glycine max cultivar Williams 82 chromosome 17, Glycine_max_v4.0, whole genome shotgun sequence includes:
- the LOC100783980 gene encoding pleiotropic drug resistance protein 3 isoform X3 — MEVSRKEKEGGIVPDPDLDAYMKATSINGLKSSLQTDYILKILGLDICADTLVGDPIRRGISGGQKKRLTTGEMIVGPTKALFMDEISNGLDSSTTFQIISCLQHLVHITDATALISLLQPAPETFDLFDDVILMAEGKIVYHGPCDYILEFFEDSGFKCPQRKGTADFLQEVISKKDQAKYWNSTEKPYSYVSIDQFIEKFKDCPFGLKLKEELSKPFDKSQSHKNALVFKKYSLTKWELFNACMMREILLMKKNSFVYVFKSTQLVIVAFVAMTVFIRTRMTVDVLHGNYFMGSLFYSLIILLVDGFPELSMTVSRLAVIYKQKELCFFPAWAYTIPSAVLKIPLSLLESFIWTTLSYYVIGYSPEIGRFFRQFLLLFIIHVTSVSMFRFIASVCQTVVASVTAGTVTILVVLLFGGFIIPKPYMPSWLQWGFWVSPLTYGEIGLTVNEFLAPRWEKMSGNRTLGQQVLESRGLNFDGYFYWISIAALIGFTVLFNVGFTLMLTFLNSPARSRTLISSEKHSELQGQQESYGSVGADKKHVGSMVGSTVQTRKGGLVLPFQPLAVAFHDVQYYVDSPLEMRNRGFTEKRLQLLSDITGSLRPGILTALMGVSGAGKTTLMDVLCGRKTGGIIEGEIRIGGYPKVQETFARVSGYCEQNDIHSPNITVEESVMFSAWLRLPSQIDAKTKAEFVNEVIHTIELDGIKDSLVGMPNISGLSTEQRKRLTIAVELVANPSIIFMDEPTTGLDARAAAVVMRAVKNVVGTGRTVACTIHQPSIDIFEAFDELILMKAGGRLTYAGPLGKHSSRVIEYFESIPGVPKIKDNYNPSTWMLEVTSRSAEAELGIDFAQIYRESTLYEQNKELVEQLSSPPPNSRDLYFPSHFPQNGWEQFKACLWKQHLSYWRSPSYNLMRIIFVAVSSLLFGILFWKQGKKINSQQDVFNVFGAMYSAALFFGINNCSTVLPYVATERTVLYRERFAGMYSPWAYSFAQVLIEVPYIFIQAVVYVIITYPMLSYDWSAYKIFWSFFSMFCNILYYNYLGMLIVSLTPNVQLAAIVASSSYTMLNLFSGYFVPRLRIPKWWIWMYYLCPMSWALNGMLTSQYGDVNKEISAFEEKKTIAKFLEDYYGFHHDFLGVVGVVLIVIPIVIAILFAYCIGNLNFQKR; from the exons ATGGAAGTCAGTAGAAAGGAGAAAGAGGGAGGAATAGTCCCAGACCCAGATTTAGATGCATATATGAAG GCAACATCAATTAACGGACTCAAGAGCAGCCTTCAGACCGACTATATTTTAAAG ATACTTGGTCTTGATATATGTGCTGACACATTGGTTGGAGATCCTATAAGAAGAGGTATATCTGGTGGTCAAAAGAAAAGGTTAACTACAG GAGAGATGATTGTTGGACCAACAAAAGCACTCTTTATGGATGAAATATCCAATGGTTTAGACAGCTCCACTACTTTCCAGATTATCTCTTGTCTTCAGCATCTGGTGCATATCACAGATGCCACGGCATTAATTTCACTCCTTCAGCCAGCACCAGAGACCTTTGATCTCTTTGATGATGTTATTTTGATGGCTGAAGGGAAAATTGTGTACCACGGACCGTGTGATTATATACTTGAGTTCTTTGAGGACAGTGGGTTTAAATGCCCACAAAGAAAAGGCACTGCTGACTTTCTTCAAGAA GTTATCTCTAAGAAAGATCAAGCAAAGTATTGGAATAGCACAGAAAAACCTTACAGTTATGTTTCAATTGACCAGTTCATTGAGAAATTTAAGGATTGCCCTTTTGGTCTAAAGCTGAAGGAGGAGCTCTCGAAGCCATTTGATAAGTCTCAGAGCCACAAGAATGcccttgtatttaaaaaatactcattAACAAAATGGGAATTATTTAACGCTTGCATGATGAGGGAAATTCTTCTAatgaaaaaaaactcttttgtTTATGTATTCAAGTCAACACAG CTtgtcattgttgcatttgtagcAATGACTGTTTTCATTCGAACACGAATGACTGTTGATGTGCTCCATGGGAATTATTTTATGGGTTCATTGTTTTATTCACTCATCATACTTCTCGTTGATGGATTTCCAGAACTATCTATGACTGTATCAAGACTTGCAGTGATTTACAAGCAAAAAGAGTTGTGTTTTTTTCCTGCCTGGGCTTATACAATTCCATCTGCTGTTTTAAAGATTCCTCTTTCATTGTTGGAATCTTTCATTTGGACAACACTTTCTTATTATGTCATTGGTTACAGCCCCGAGATTGGCAG GTTCTTTCGCCAGTTCCTTCTCTTATTTATCATACATGTGACTTCGGTATCCATGTTTCGATTCATTGCCTCAGTTTGCCAAACTGTGGTTGCTTCTGTGACAGCTGGTACTGTGACCATACTAGTTGTTTTACTATTTGGTGGCTTCATCATTCCAAAAC CATATATGCCATCTTGGTTGCAGTGGGGATTTTGGGTTTCTCCTTTGACATATGGAGAGATAGGCTTAACTGTGAATGAATTTCTTGCTCCTAGGTGGGAAAAG ATGTCTGGAAACAGAACATTGGGCcagcaagtacttgaaagtcGGGGACTAAACTTTGACGGCTACTTTTATTGGATATCAATTGCTGCCTTAATTGGGTTCACAGTGCTGTTTAATGTAGGTTTTACCTTGATGTTGACTTTCTTGAATT CTCCTGCAAGATCTCGAACTCTTATATCTTCTGAGAAGCACTCAGAATTACAAGGACAACAAGAAAGTTATGGTAGCGTTGGTGCTGACAAGAAACATGTTGGTTCTATGGTTGGAAGTACTGTACAAACCAGAAAAG GAGGACTGGTTCTACCATTCCAGCCACTAGCAGTAGCATTTCATGATGTCCAGTACTATGTTGATTCCCCTTTG GAAATGAGAAATAGAGGTTTTACTGAGAAAAGACTTCAGCTTCTTTCTGATATCACAGGTTCACTCAGACCTGGCATCCTAACAGCATTGATGGGAGTCAGTGGAGCAGGGAAAACAACTTTGATGGATGTCCTGTGTGGAAGAAAAACTGGTGGTATTATAGAAGGAGAGATTAGAATCGGCGGCTACCCGAAGGTTCAGGAAACATTTGCTAGAGTATCAGGTTACTGTGAACAAAATGACATACATTCTCCAAATATAACAGTAGAAGAATCTGTGATGTTTTCTGCTTGGCTTCGGCTTCCTTCtcaaattgatgcaaaaactaaAGCT gaatttgtaAATGAAGTCATTCATACTATTGAGCTTGATGGAATCAAAGATTCTTTAGTAGGCATGCCGAATATTAGTGGTTTATCGACTGAACAAAGAAAACGGCTGACCATAGCCGTTGAGCTTGTTGCTAATCCTTCAATCATATTTATGGATGAACCGACTACAGGTCTAGATGCAAGGGCAGCTGCAGTTGTAATGAGAGCAGTGAAGAATGTTGTTGGAACTGGAAGAACTGTTGCATGCACCATTCACCAGCCAAGTATTGATATATTTGAGGCATTTGATGAG CTTATTCTCATGAAAGCTGGAGGTCGCTTAACCTACGCTGGCCCACTTGGGAAGCACTCAAGTAGGGTCATTGAATACTTTGAG AGTATACCAGGAGTGCCAAAGATTAAAGACAACTATAATCCATCAACATGGATGCTAGAAGTTACTTCAAGATCTGCAGAAGCTGAACTCGGAATAGACTTCGCCCAAATTTATAGGGAGTCAACCTTATATGA ACAGAACAAAGAGTTAGTTGAGCAATTAAGCTCACCACCTCCAAACTCCAGAGATTTATATTTTCCATCTCATTTTCCACAAAATGGTTGGGAACAGTTTAAAGCATGCTTGTGGAAACAACATTTGTCCTATTGGAGAAGTCCTTCATACAACTTGATGCGCATCATTTTTGTGGCTGTCTCATCTCTTCTGTTTGGGATACTGTTCTGGAAGCAAGGAAAGAAAAT AAATAGCCAACAAGATGTGTTCAATGTATTTGGTGCAATGTACTCTGCTGCACTATTCTTTGGGATAAATAACTGCTCAACAGTTTTACCATATGTGGCAACAGAGCGCACTGTTCTGTACCGTGAAAGATTTGCTGGAATGTACTCTCCCTGGGCCTATTCTTTTGCACAG GTGCTAATTGAGGTTCCCTATATATTCATTCAAGCTGTTGTATATGTGATAATCACATATCCTATGTTGAGCTATGATTGGTCtgcttataaaatattttggtcattcttcAGCATGTTCTGCAATATCTTATATTATAACTACCTAGGGATGCTCATTGTCTCATTGACGCCAAATGTTCAATTGGCTGCTATCGTGGCTTCATCTTCCTACACGATGCTTAACTTATTTTCTGGGTACTTTGTACCACGACTA CGAATTCCCAAGTGGTGGATTTGGATGTATTATTTATGCCCCATGTCTTGGGCACTGAATGGGATGCTTACTTCCCAATACGGAGATGTAAACAAAGAAATTTCAGcctttgaagaaaagaaaacaattgcCAAATTTTTGGAGGATTATTATGGGTTTCACCATGATTTTCTTGGTGTAGTTGGTGTTGTTCTCATTGTCATCCCCATTGTAATTGCCATTCTATTTGCTTATTGCATTGGAAACCTCAATTTCCAGAAGAGGTAA